A single Cupriavidus sp. D39 DNA region contains:
- a CDS encoding amino acid permease: protein MSSHPHPHQHPVVEHDDLQRKLKARHLTMIAIGGAVGTGLFVASGASISQAGPGGALLMYCLIGLMVYCLMTSLGELAVHMPVAGSFVTYSALYVEEGFGFALGWSYWFSLAVTIAVELTAAQLVMQYWFPHISGVMWSAGFLFLMFGLNAFSVRGFGEAEYWFALIKVATILIFLAAGLMMIFGILKGGPQSGWHNFTLGDAPFVGGIPAMFGVAMIAGFSFQGTETVGVAAGEATDPARTIPRAIRQTFWRILLFYVLAILIIGVLIPYTDPSLLRNDVTDIGVSPFALVFRHAGLAFAAGLMNAVVLTALLSAGTSSMYASTRILYGLAVSGRAPRALARLSANGVPYNALFATTAVGALCFLSSLFGDKAVYLWLLNTSGMTGFIAWLGIAISHYRFRRGLVYQGYKPSDLAYRSPLYPFGPIFATVLCVVIVLGQNYQAFSDVRGRWLEIVGTYIGVPLFLVLWLGYRLVRKTRLIDYEDMPFNCKRAGEAEAVGVGAPER from the coding sequence ATGTCTTCCCATCCTCACCCTCACCAGCATCCCGTCGTCGAGCATGACGATCTCCAGCGCAAGCTCAAGGCCCGCCACCTGACCATGATCGCCATCGGCGGCGCGGTCGGCACCGGGCTGTTCGTGGCCTCCGGCGCATCGATCTCCCAGGCGGGGCCCGGCGGCGCGCTGCTGATGTATTGCCTGATCGGCCTGATGGTGTATTGCCTGATGACCAGCCTGGGCGAGCTCGCCGTGCATATGCCGGTGGCCGGCTCCTTCGTCACCTACAGCGCGCTCTATGTGGAGGAAGGCTTTGGCTTCGCGCTCGGCTGGAGCTACTGGTTCAGCCTGGCCGTGACCATTGCCGTGGAACTCACGGCGGCGCAACTGGTGATGCAGTACTGGTTCCCGCACATCTCCGGCGTGATGTGGAGCGCGGGCTTCCTGTTCTTGATGTTCGGGCTCAACGCCTTCTCGGTACGCGGCTTTGGCGAGGCCGAGTACTGGTTCGCGCTGATCAAGGTAGCCACGATCCTGATCTTCCTGGCGGCCGGGCTGATGATGATCTTCGGCATCCTCAAGGGCGGGCCGCAATCGGGCTGGCACAACTTCACGCTTGGCGACGCCCCCTTCGTGGGCGGCATCCCCGCCATGTTCGGCGTGGCCATGATTGCCGGATTCTCCTTCCAGGGCACGGAGACCGTTGGCGTGGCAGCCGGCGAGGCCACCGACCCGGCGCGCACCATCCCGCGCGCCATCCGCCAGACTTTCTGGCGCATCCTGCTGTTCTACGTGCTGGCGATCCTGATCATCGGCGTGCTGATCCCCTACACCGACCCCAGCCTGCTGCGCAACGACGTCACCGACATCGGCGTGAGCCCCTTCGCGCTGGTGTTCCGCCATGCCGGCCTGGCCTTCGCCGCCGGGCTGATGAACGCGGTGGTGCTGACCGCCCTGCTCTCCGCCGGCACCTCCAGCATGTACGCCTCCACGCGGATCCTGTACGGCCTGGCGGTCAGCGGCCGCGCGCCACGGGCATTGGCGCGGCTCTCCGCCAATGGCGTGCCATACAACGCCCTGTTCGCCACCACCGCCGTCGGCGCCCTGTGCTTCCTCAGTTCGTTGTTTGGCGACAAGGCGGTCTACCTGTGGCTGCTGAATACGTCCGGCATGACCGGCTTCATCGCGTGGCTCGGCATCGCCATCAGCCATTACCGCTTCCGCCGGGGACTGGTGTACCAGGGCTACAAGCCGTCCGACCTGGCCTACCGCTCGCCGCTCTATCCCTTCGGCCCCATCTTTGCCACCGTGCTGTGCGTGGTGATCGTGCTCGGCCAGAACTATCAGGCATTCAGCGATGTGCGCGGGCGCTGGCTGGAGATTGTCGGCACCTATATCGGCGTGCCGCTGTTCCTGGTGCTATGGCTGGGGTATCGGCTGGTCAGGAAGACGCGGCTAATCGACTATGAGGACATGCCGTTCAACTGCAAACGTGCGGGCGAGGCGGAGGCGGTTGGCGTAGGTGCGCCGGAGCGCTGA
- a CDS encoding RNA polymerase sigma factor: MGRLDAQLVEAAFQGDSRALDQLLIAMQPDLRRFARRTCATNEDAEDAVQVALWKLHSKIHTLQKLSALAAWMFRIVERECFRLFSVFKKTVPLSEALEETLYQVPVPHQLRHDLVVAIAALPPHYREILILRDIEELSAPETATHLNISVAAVKSRLHRARGLMRDQLMAGSYWADDA, translated from the coding sequence ATGGGACGACTCGATGCTCAGTTGGTGGAAGCTGCCTTTCAGGGTGACTCACGCGCGCTCGACCAGTTGCTCATCGCCATGCAGCCGGACCTCAGGCGCTTCGCCCGCCGCACTTGCGCCACCAATGAAGACGCTGAGGACGCGGTTCAGGTCGCACTGTGGAAACTGCACAGCAAGATCCACACGCTGCAAAAGCTGTCGGCACTAGCAGCTTGGATGTTTCGCATCGTCGAGCGTGAGTGTTTTCGGCTGTTTTCGGTCTTTAAAAAGACGGTGCCACTATCGGAAGCGCTTGAGGAAACGTTGTACCAAGTGCCGGTGCCGCATCAACTGCGTCATGATCTGGTGGTGGCGATTGCTGCGTTGCCGCCGCATTACAGGGAAATCCTGATCTTGCGCGATATCGAAGAACTGTCCGCGCCGGAGACCGCGACGCACCTCAATATCTCGGTGGCCGCGGTCAAAAGCCGCTTGCATCGCGCCCGCGGTCTGATGCGCGACCAACTGATGGCTGGCAGCTATTGGGCCGACGACGCGTGA
- a CDS encoding dicarboxylate/amino acid:cation symporter, translating into MKTTNKLTRWIMLSMVLGVIVGYACHRMAADAAAAKVIAGNFSIITEIFLRMIKMIIAPLVFATLVSGIASMDDAKAIGRIGAKALTWFIVASLVSLSIGLLFVNLAQPGVSLNMVLPDAGGSTNLKTSALNLKEFVTHIFPKSIFEAMATNEIMQILIFSLFFGVALGKATGDSGQFLKRSVDELMNVMLRITNTVMLFAPVGIFAALAAAITVQGLDVLVTYGKFIGAFYLALLALWAVLFIAGYAVLKGRMFELAKGIREPMMIAFSTASSEAAYPKMIERLQRFGVKKRLVGFVLPLGYSFNLDGSMVYQAFAAVFIAQAFNVDMSLGHQITMLLILMVSSKGMAAVPRGSLVVVAAILPMFGLPEAGLLLVMGIDQFLDMGRTATNVLGNSIATAVVAKWEGELGTEEEPDSLSDEFVAGHGALVKQTMQSPESMA; encoded by the coding sequence ATTTCTCGATCATCACCGAGATCTTCCTGCGCATGATCAAGATGATCATCGCCCCGCTCGTATTTGCGACGCTGGTCTCGGGCATCGCGAGCATGGACGACGCCAAGGCAATCGGCCGCATCGGCGCCAAGGCCTTGACCTGGTTCATCGTCGCATCGCTCGTGTCGCTGAGCATCGGACTGCTGTTCGTGAACCTGGCGCAACCCGGTGTCAGCCTGAACATGGTCCTGCCGGACGCTGGCGGAAGCACGAATCTCAAGACCAGCGCGCTCAATTTGAAAGAGTTCGTCACGCATATTTTCCCGAAGAGCATCTTCGAGGCCATGGCGACCAACGAGATCATGCAGATCCTGATCTTCTCGCTCTTCTTCGGCGTTGCACTGGGCAAGGCTACCGGTGATTCCGGCCAGTTCCTGAAACGTTCCGTCGACGAACTGATGAACGTGATGTTGCGCATCACCAATACGGTGATGCTGTTCGCCCCGGTCGGCATCTTTGCAGCGCTTGCCGCGGCCATCACCGTGCAGGGGCTCGACGTACTGGTGACCTATGGCAAGTTCATCGGCGCGTTCTATCTCGCGTTGCTGGCGCTGTGGGCTGTGCTCTTTATCGCAGGCTATGCGGTTCTCAAGGGGCGCATGTTCGAGCTGGCAAAGGGCATCCGCGAACCCATGATGATCGCTTTCTCCACCGCCAGCAGCGAGGCGGCTTACCCAAAGATGATCGAGCGGCTCCAGCGCTTTGGGGTGAAGAAGCGCCTCGTCGGCTTTGTCCTGCCGCTGGGCTACTCGTTCAACCTCGACGGCTCGATGGTGTATCAGGCGTTTGCCGCGGTCTTCATCGCGCAGGCCTTCAATGTCGACATGTCGCTCGGGCACCAGATCACCATGCTTCTGATCCTGATGGTCAGCAGCAAGGGCATGGCCGCGGTCCCGCGCGGCTCGCTGGTGGTGGTAGCCGCCATCTTGCCGATGTTCGGCCTGCCGGAAGCCGGACTGCTGCTTGTGATGGGAATCGATCAGTTCCTTGACATGGGGCGCACGGCGACCAATGTCCTGGGCAATAGTATCGCCACTGCCGTGGTTGCAAAATGGGAGGGGGAACTTGGGACGGAGGAAGAGCCCGATTCACTCTCCGATGAGTTTGTCGCCGGTCACGGCGCCCTGGTCAAGCAAACGATGCAGTCTCCAGAAAGCATGGCCTGA
- a CDS encoding IS630 family transposase: protein MRGRPKAELVLDEAEREQLKALTMRRKTAQALALRARIVLASAEGLDNKTVAAKQRVTQQTVSKWRARFVAHRLDGLLDAPRPGAPRSIDDAQVDAVIAKTLESVPANATHWSTRSMARAANLSPSTVTRIWRAFGLQPHRQETFKLSTDPLFVEKVRDIVGLYLDPPLKAMVLCVDEKSQIQALDRTQPMLPLAPGIPERRTHDYMRHGTTTLFAALDIATGKVIGELHRRHRSSEFLQFLRTIEANVPPKLDVHLVMDNYGTHKTPSIKAWFARHPRFHVHFTPTSASWINQVERWFAAITEQYIRRGTHRSTRQLEQAIHQYLDLNNANPTPFVWTKSADDILASIRRFCLRISDAGH, encoded by the coding sequence ATGAGAGGAAGACCAAAGGCGGAACTCGTGTTGGATGAGGCCGAACGTGAGCAACTCAAGGCGCTGACGATGCGGCGCAAGACCGCACAGGCGTTGGCGTTACGCGCGCGCATTGTGCTGGCTAGCGCTGAAGGCTTGGACAACAAGACCGTCGCGGCAAAGCAGCGTGTCACTCAGCAAACCGTATCGAAATGGCGTGCGCGCTTCGTGGCGCATCGGCTCGATGGACTGCTCGATGCGCCGCGCCCAGGGGCACCGAGGTCCATCGATGACGCACAGGTGGATGCGGTTATTGCCAAGACGCTCGAATCCGTGCCAGCCAACGCCACCCACTGGAGCACGCGCAGTATGGCTCGCGCGGCAAATCTATCTCCGTCGACCGTGACGCGTATCTGGCGTGCCTTTGGATTGCAGCCTCATCGACAGGAGACCTTCAAGCTCTCCACCGACCCATTGTTCGTGGAGAAGGTGCGCGATATCGTGGGGTTGTACCTCGACCCACCGCTCAAAGCCATGGTGTTGTGCGTTGACGAGAAGAGCCAGATTCAGGCACTGGACCGCACGCAACCCATGCTACCGCTGGCGCCTGGCATCCCCGAGCGACGCACGCACGACTACATGCGCCATGGCACGACAACGTTGTTCGCCGCGCTGGACATCGCCACTGGAAAAGTTATCGGTGAATTGCATCGCAGACATCGCAGCAGTGAGTTCCTGCAGTTTCTACGCACGATTGAAGCCAACGTGCCACCCAAGCTCGATGTGCATCTCGTCATGGACAACTACGGCACGCACAAGACGCCGTCGATCAAGGCTTGGTTCGCTCGCCATCCGCGCTTCCATGTTCATTTCACACCGACCTCCGCCTCATGGATCAATCAGGTGGAACGCTGGTTTGCAGCCATCACGGAACAATACATCCGCCGCGGCACGCATCGATCAACCCGACAACTTGAGCAAGCCATCCATCAATACCTCGACCTGAACAACGCCAACCCCACGCCTTTCGTGTGGACGAAGTCCGCCGATGACATCCTCGCCAGCATCAGGAGATTTTGTCTGCGAATTTCTGACGCAGGACACTAG
- the pncA gene encoding bifunctional nicotinamidase/pyrazinamidase — protein sequence MAKQYGPEDCLLVIDVQNDFMPGGALAVAQGDEVVPVINRLAAAFAHVVLTQDWHPASHVSFAANHAGTQPFQTVALPYGQQVLWPTHCVQGSHGAALHAGLEVPHAQMVIRKGHHREVDSYSAFMEADRTTRTGLAGYLQERGVRRVFCVGLATDYCVAWSALDARTAGFDAIVVEDACRAIDLDGSLANAWRNLEAAGVQRLQSAGLLY from the coding sequence ATGGCCAAGCAATACGGCCCCGAAGATTGCCTGCTGGTCATCGACGTGCAGAACGACTTCATGCCCGGCGGCGCGCTTGCCGTGGCGCAGGGCGATGAAGTCGTGCCCGTGATCAACCGCCTCGCGGCGGCGTTTGCGCATGTGGTGCTGACCCAGGACTGGCATCCGGCCAGCCACGTTTCGTTTGCCGCCAACCATGCCGGCACGCAGCCGTTCCAGACCGTGGCGTTGCCCTATGGCCAGCAAGTCTTGTGGCCCACGCATTGCGTGCAGGGCAGCCACGGCGCGGCGCTGCATGCCGGGCTGGAGGTGCCGCATGCGCAGATGGTGATCCGCAAGGGCCATCACCGCGAGGTGGACAGCTACTCGGCCTTCATGGAGGCCGATCGCACCACCCGCACCGGGCTTGCGGGCTATTTGCAGGAGCGCGGGGTGCGCCGGGTGTTTTGCGTGGGACTGGCAACGGACTACTGCGTTGCCTGGAGCGCGCTCGATGCCCGGACGGCCGGATTTGACGCCATTGTGGTCGAGGACGCCTGTCGCGCCATCGATCTCGACGGCTCGCTGGCAAACGCGTGGCGAAACCTGGAAGCCGCTGGCGTACAGCGCCTGCAATCTGCCGGCCTGTTGTACTGA
- a CDS encoding YgaP family membrane protein, producing MGGSWNDKKTGIFESFAALAASYPVGTLSFNRKRGYMFFQKNLPKWERALRLCIGLVIVIASFVMPMEPAIKWVAVAAGVVFACTGFIGFCPMCAMFGRKLKRSD from the coding sequence TTGGGCGGCAGTTGGAACGACAAAAAAACAGGAATTTTTGAATCCTTTGCGGCGCTGGCCGCCTCCTACCCTGTAGGAACGCTGTCCTTCAACCGCAAGAGAGGTTATATGTTTTTTCAGAAGAATCTTCCGAAATGGGAGCGCGCACTGCGCTTGTGCATCGGCTTGGTTATCGTAATCGCCTCCTTCGTCATGCCGATGGAACCTGCCATCAAATGGGTGGCGGTGGCCGCTGGCGTTGTGTTCGCCTGCACCGGCTTCATCGGCTTCTGCCCGATGTGTGCCATGTTCGGCCGCAAGCTGAAACGCTCCGATTGA